The Felis catus isolate Fca126 chromosome X, F.catus_Fca126_mat1.0, whole genome shotgun sequence genome includes a region encoding these proteins:
- the SPIN4 gene encoding spindlin-4, translated as MSPPTVPPMGVDGVSAYLMKKRHTHRKQRRKPTFLTRRNIVGCRIQHGWKEGNEPVEQWKGTVLEQVSVKPTLYIIKYDGKDSVYGLELHRDKRVLALEILPERVPTPRIDSRLADFLIGKAVGHVFEGEHGTKDEWKGMVLARAPVMDTWFYITYEKDPVLYMYTLLDDYKDGDLRIIPDSNYYFPTAEREPGEVIDSLVGKQVEHAKDDGSKRTGIFIHQVVAKPSVYFIKFDDDIHIYVYGLVKTP; from the coding sequence ATGTCGCCCCCAACAGTGCCTCCGATGGGTGTAGATGGCGTGTCCGCATACCTGATGAAGAAAAGGCACACCCACAGGAAGCAGCGACGCAAGCCCACTTTCCTCACGCGTAGGAACATCGTAGGCTGCCGCATTCAACACGGTTGGAAGGAAGGCAACGAGCCGGTGGAGCAGTGGAAGGGCACAGTGCTCGAGCAGGTTTCTGTGAAGCCCACCCTCTACATCATCAAATATGATGGCAAAGATAGTGTATATGGACTAGAGCTGCACCGAGATAAGAGAGTTTTAGCGCTAGAAATCCTTCCTGAAAGAGTGCCAACTCCTCGCATTGATTCTCGTCTGGCAGATTTCCTGATTGGCAAAGCGGTGGGGCATGTGTTTGAGGGTGAGCACGGTACGAAAGATGAATGGAAAGGCATGGTCCTGGCGCGAGCTCCCGTGATGGACACTTGGTTTTACATCACCTACGAGAAAGATCCTGTCCTTTATATGTACACGCTGCTGGATGACTACAAAGATGGTGACCTGCGCATCATTCCAGATTCCAACTACTATTTCCCTACAGCAGAACGGGAGCCTGGAGAAGTGATCGACAGCCTCGTGGGCAAGCAAGTGGAACATGCCAAAGATGATGGGTCCAAGAGAACCGGCATTTTTATCCATCAAGTGGTGGCCAAACCGTCTGTCTACTTCATCAAGTTTGATGATGATATTCACATTTATGTCTATGGCTTGGTGAAAACTCCCTAA